Proteins found in one Mytilus edulis chromosome 2, xbMytEdul2.2, whole genome shotgun sequence genomic segment:
- the LOC139513491 gene encoding beta-galactosidase-like isoform X1: MATYMFRPTFTFVFLFMIIHALKANRTFTIDYDNDMFRMDGKPFRYISGSIHYSRIPSYYWKDRLQKMKAAGLNAVQVYVPWNFHEMEENELNFEGDKDLVGFIKQAQEVDLFVVLRAGPYICGEWDFGGFPPYILAKNPNTIFRTMDSTYIKYVDKWLDVLYPMLKPLLYINGGPVLMVQIENEYGSYKVTGGYCDHDYMRHLRNKAFSLLGKEAVIFTTDGDRDSPELRCGTIEGVYATIDFHPTLDPKKAFQPQRDWEPKGPLVNSEFYTGWLDHWGFKHSTTGLDIVAKSLDVLLAYGANINMYMFEGGTNFGYWNGANYPAFLPVPTSYDYDGPLTEAGDVTDKYLALRQVISKYVKTPPIPIPANTPKMAYGKIEMKFAGTVQDLLDKLRKPNQKPVTATYPVYMQAFGQYQGYALYRHIFKQDYPTAQNLSVVGIRDRGYVMIDQVPVGLVIRERIHNLSLSITAKKGQTLDILVENQGHINFGSGINNNTKGIIQNVTIGTTILTDWEMYPVSPELFEPSTDTFKSTGTPYYSKDGRFMSPSIYVGQMPTLTDPQDTYVDPTTWSKGQTIIRSNIAYNIGRYWPIAGPQIRLFVPKPYLAPNTVNNVIMFELEMAPCKTQTGCTVEFKDKPLINATAHGPYHKYMSQEIGYKYNWHSFH, translated from the exons GCAAACAGAACGTTTACAATTGATTATGATAATGACATGTTCCGTATGGATGGCAAACCTTTCCGTTATATATCTGGCAGTATACATTATAGCAGGATACCTTCATATTACTGGAAAGACAGATTACAGAAAATGAAAGCTGCTGGCTTAAATGCTGTTCAAGT atATGTACCTTGGAATTTCCATGAGATGGAGGAGAATGAATTGAATTTTGAAGGTGACAAAGATTTAGTTGGATTCATTAAGCAGGCACAGGAAGTTGACTTGTTTGTTGTACTTAGAGCAGGGCCATATATCTGTGGAGAATGGGACTTT GGTGGATTTCCTCCATACATATTAGCCAAGAATCCTAATACAATATTCCGCACCATGGATTCAA CCTATATAAAGTATGTAGACAAATGGTTAGATGTGTTGTATCCAATGTTAAAACCTTTGCTGTACATAAATGGTGGGCCAGTGTTAATGGTTCAG ataGAGAATGAATATGGTAGTTACAAGGTAACAGGGGGATACTGTGATCATGACTATATGAGACATCTGAGGAACAAAGCATTTTCACTTTTAGGCAAAGAAGCGGTTATATTTACCACTGATGGTGACCGTGACAGCCCTGAGTTAAGATGTGGCACTATTGAAGGAGTATATGCCACAATAGATTTTCATCCTACCC TGGATCCCAAGAAAGCATTTCAACCACAAAGAGACTGGGAACCTAAAGGGCCTTTG GTAAACTCTGAGTTTTACACTGGTTGGTTAGATCACTGGGGATTCAAACATTCAACAACAGGTTTAGATATTGTTGCCAAGAGTTTAGATGTGTTACTAGCCTATGGTGCTAACATTAACAT GTATATGTTTGAAGGTGGAACCAACTTTGGCTACTGGAATG GAGCAAATTATCCAGCATTCTTGCCCGTACCTACAAGCTATGACTATGATGGTCCTCTTACTGAAGCAGGAGATGTAACTGATAAATATTTGGCACTTAGACAAGTCATTTCAAAG TATGTTAAAACACCACCCATACCTATTCCAGCTAATACCCCAAAGATGGCTTATGGAAAAATAGAAATGAAGTTT GCAGGAACAGTTCAAGATCTACTTGATAAATTGAGAAAACCAAACCAGAAACCAGTGACTGCAACTTATCCTGTTTACATGCAAGCATTTGGACAG TATCAAGGTTATGCCTTGTATAGACACATATTCAAACAAGATTACCCTACAGCTCAGAATCTGTCAGTGGTTGGTATCAGAGACAGAGGATATGTTATGATAGACCAG GTTCCTGTTGGTCTGGTGATAAGGGAAAGAATACATAATTTATCTTTAAGTATAACAGCAAAGAAAGGTCAAACATTGGATATATTAGTAGAGAACCAAGGACATATAAATTTTGGATCTGGTATTAATAACAATACTAAG GGTATCATACAAAATGTTACCATAGGAACCACAATATTAACAGACTGGGAAATGTATCCTGTATCTCCTGAATTATTTGAACCAAGTACAGATACATTTAAAAG TACTGGAACACCTTATTACAGTAAGGATGGGAGATTTATGTCGCCCTCTATTTATGTAGGACAGATGCCTACCCTTACAGACCCTCAAGATACCTATGTAGATCCCACTACCTGGTCAAAG gGTCAGACAATCATAAGGAGTAACATAGCGTATAACATAGGAAGATATTGGCCCATTGCTGGACCACAAATAAGACTGTTTGTACCAAAGCCTTACCTGGCTCCAAACACTGTTAATAATGTGATTATGTTTGAACTTGAAATGGCACCATGTAAAACCCAGACTGGATGTACTGTTGAGTTTAAAGATAAACCATTAATCAATGCTACAGCACATGGTCCTTATCATAAATATATGTCTCAAGAAATAGGTTATAAATATAACTGGCATTCGTTTCATTAA
- the LOC139513513 gene encoding sepiapterin reductase-like isoform X2 gives MKCTMGVFEKKSCYVIAGASRGLGRSMAINFAKKARRESVMILLSRDMKALKEVETEIKSSCQDVKVVVSGFDQGDLDEKKFNNIFENIFKESNLSIDNFEQAVIVHNAGTLGDNSKYVKDLVNVSELNTHFGVNVTGNILLNSACLKFFTQEKFAHRYVINISSLTAIKAFKSFSLYCTVKAARDMFYKVMTEEEPTIRVLSYAPGPCETDMQIKCRENTSDPEVKQMFESLYKEGNVLECDASIQKLVQILETDTFVSGAHIDYYDV, from the exons AT GAAGTGCACAATGGGAGTGTTTGAGAAGAAATCATGTTATGTTATAGCTGGTGCAAGCAGAGGTCTTGGAAGAAGTATGGCCATAAACTTTGCTAAGAAAGCTAGAAGGGAAAGTGTAATGATACTGCTTTCAAGGGATATGAAAGCTTTAAAAGAGGTTGAAACAGAAATCAAGTCATCTTGTCAGGATGTTAAAGTAGTTGTCAGTGGATTTGATCAAGGAGATTtagatgaaaaaaagtttaacaatattttcgaaaatatttttaaagaaagcaatttGTCTATTGATAACTTTGAGCAGGCAGTTATTGTGCACAATGCAGGGACATTAGGAGACAACAGTAAATATGTTAAAGATCTGGTTAATGTTTCAGAGTTGAACACACATTTTGGAGTTAACGTGACTGGAAATATTTTGTTGAATTCtgcatgtttgaaattttttacccAAGAGAAATTTGCACACAGATATGTGATTAATATATCATCACTTACAGCAATTAAAGCATTTAAAAGCTTCTCTCTATATTGTACAG TAAAAGCAGCACGTGATATGTTCTATAAGGTTATGACAGAAGAGGAACCCACAATAAGGGTACTGAGTTATGCCCCTGGTCCTTGTGAAACAGATATGCAGATCAAATGTAGAGAAAATACTTCAGACCCAGAGGTTAAACAAATGTTTGAAT CCTTGTACAAGGAAGGCAATGTATTGGAATGTGATGCCTCTATCCAGAAACTGGTTCAGATTTTAGAGACTGATACATTTGTCTCAGGAGCACATATAGATTATTATGATGTTTAG
- the LOC139513513 gene encoding sepiapterin reductase-like isoform X3, whose amino-acid sequence MGVFEKKSCYVIAGASRGLGRSMAINFAKKARRESVMILLSRDMKALKEVETEIKSSCQDVKVVVSGFDQGDLDEKKFNNIFENIFKESNLSIDNFEQAVIVHNAGTLGDNSKYVKDLVNVSELNTHFGVNVTGNILLNSACLKFFTQEKFAHRYVINISSLTAIKAFKSFSLYCTVKAARDMFYKVMTEEEPTIRVLSYAPGPCETDMQIKCRENTSDPEVKQMFESLYKEGNVLECDASIQKLVQILETDTFVSGAHIDYYDV is encoded by the exons ATGGGAGTGTTTGAGAAGAAATCATGTTATGTTATAGCTGGTGCAAGCAGAGGTCTTGGAAGAAGTATGGCCATAAACTTTGCTAAGAAAGCTAGAAGGGAAAGTGTAATGATACTGCTTTCAAGGGATATGAAAGCTTTAAAAGAGGTTGAAACAGAAATCAAGTCATCTTGTCAGGATGTTAAAGTAGTTGTCAGTGGATTTGATCAAGGAGATTtagatgaaaaaaagtttaacaatattttcgaaaatatttttaaagaaagcaatttGTCTATTGATAACTTTGAGCAGGCAGTTATTGTGCACAATGCAGGGACATTAGGAGACAACAGTAAATATGTTAAAGATCTGGTTAATGTTTCAGAGTTGAACACACATTTTGGAGTTAACGTGACTGGAAATATTTTGTTGAATTCtgcatgtttgaaattttttacccAAGAGAAATTTGCACACAGATATGTGATTAATATATCATCACTTACAGCAATTAAAGCATTTAAAAGCTTCTCTCTATATTGTACAG TAAAAGCAGCACGTGATATGTTCTATAAGGTTATGACAGAAGAGGAACCCACAATAAGGGTACTGAGTTATGCCCCTGGTCCTTGTGAAACAGATATGCAGATCAAATGTAGAGAAAATACTTCAGACCCAGAGGTTAAACAAATGTTTGAAT CCTTGTACAAGGAAGGCAATGTATTGGAATGTGATGCCTCTATCCAGAAACTGGTTCAGATTTTAGAGACTGATACATTTGTCTCAGGAGCACATATAGATTATTATGATGTTTAG
- the LOC139513513 gene encoding sepiapterin reductase-like isoform X1 has translation MEKSSRKCTMGVFEKKSCYVIAGASRGLGRSMAINFAKKARRESVMILLSRDMKALKEVETEIKSSCQDVKVVVSGFDQGDLDEKKFNNIFENIFKESNLSIDNFEQAVIVHNAGTLGDNSKYVKDLVNVSELNTHFGVNVTGNILLNSACLKFFTQEKFAHRYVINISSLTAIKAFKSFSLYCTVKAARDMFYKVMTEEEPTIRVLSYAPGPCETDMQIKCRENTSDPEVKQMFESLYKEGNVLECDASIQKLVQILETDTFVSGAHIDYYDV, from the exons GAAGTGCACAATGGGAGTGTTTGAGAAGAAATCATGTTATGTTATAGCTGGTGCAAGCAGAGGTCTTGGAAGAAGTATGGCCATAAACTTTGCTAAGAAAGCTAGAAGGGAAAGTGTAATGATACTGCTTTCAAGGGATATGAAAGCTTTAAAAGAGGTTGAAACAGAAATCAAGTCATCTTGTCAGGATGTTAAAGTAGTTGTCAGTGGATTTGATCAAGGAGATTtagatgaaaaaaagtttaacaatattttcgaaaatatttttaaagaaagcaatttGTCTATTGATAACTTTGAGCAGGCAGTTATTGTGCACAATGCAGGGACATTAGGAGACAACAGTAAATATGTTAAAGATCTGGTTAATGTTTCAGAGTTGAACACACATTTTGGAGTTAACGTGACTGGAAATATTTTGTTGAATTCtgcatgtttgaaattttttacccAAGAGAAATTTGCACACAGATATGTGATTAATATATCATCACTTACAGCAATTAAAGCATTTAAAAGCTTCTCTCTATATTGTACAG TAAAAGCAGCACGTGATATGTTCTATAAGGTTATGACAGAAGAGGAACCCACAATAAGGGTACTGAGTTATGCCCCTGGTCCTTGTGAAACAGATATGCAGATCAAATGTAGAGAAAATACTTCAGACCCAGAGGTTAAACAAATGTTTGAAT CCTTGTACAAGGAAGGCAATGTATTGGAATGTGATGCCTCTATCCAGAAACTGGTTCAGATTTTAGAGACTGATACATTTGTCTCAGGAGCACATATAGATTATTATGATGTTTAG
- the LOC139513491 gene encoding beta-galactosidase-like isoform X2 has translation MATYMFRPTFTFVFLFMIIHALKANRTFTIDYDNDMFRMDGKPFRYISGSIHYSRIPSYYWKDRLQKMKAAGLNAVQVYVPWNFHEMEENELNFEGDKDLVGFIKQAQEVDLFVVLRAGPYICGEWDFGGFPPYILAKNPNTIFRTMDSTYIKYVDKWLDVLYPMLKPLLYINGGPVLMVQIENEYGSYFACDYDYLRYLREKALAYLGQEVILITTDGSGDGYLKCGNLEGVYATVDFGVTMDPKKAFQPQRDWEPKGPLVNSEFYTGWLDHWGFKHSTTGLDIVAKSLDVLLAYGANINMYMFEGGTNFGYWNGANYPAFLPVPTSYDYDGPLTEAGDVTDKYLALRQVISKYVKTPPIPIPANTPKMAYGKIEMKFAGTVQDLLDKLRKPNQKPVTATYPVYMQAFGQYQGYALYRHIFKQDYPTAQNLSVVGIRDRGYVMIDQVPVGLVIRERIHNLSLSITAKKGQTLDILVENQGHINFGSGINNNTKGIIQNVTIGTTILTDWEMYPVSPELFEPSTDTFKSTGTPYYSKDGRFMSPSIYVGQMPTLTDPQDTYVDPTTWSKGQTIIRSNIAYNIGRYWPIAGPQIRLFVPKPYLAPNTVNNVIMFELEMAPCKTQTGCTVEFKDKPLINATAHGPYHKYMSQEIGYKYNWHSFH, from the exons GCAAACAGAACGTTTACAATTGATTATGATAATGACATGTTCCGTATGGATGGCAAACCTTTCCGTTATATATCTGGCAGTATACATTATAGCAGGATACCTTCATATTACTGGAAAGACAGATTACAGAAAATGAAAGCTGCTGGCTTAAATGCTGTTCAAGT atATGTACCTTGGAATTTCCATGAGATGGAGGAGAATGAATTGAATTTTGAAGGTGACAAAGATTTAGTTGGATTCATTAAGCAGGCACAGGAAGTTGACTTGTTTGTTGTACTTAGAGCAGGGCCATATATCTGTGGAGAATGGGACTTT GGTGGATTTCCTCCATACATATTAGCCAAGAATCCTAATACAATATTCCGCACCATGGATTCAA CCTATATAAAGTATGTAGACAAATGGTTAGATGTGTTGTATCCAATGTTAAAACCTTTGCTGTACATAAATGGTGGGCCAGTGTTAATGGTTCAG ATTGAAAATGAATATGGCAGTTATTTTGCTTGTGATTATGATTATCTACGATATCTACGTGAAAAGGCTTTGGCCTATCTGGGTCAAGAGGTTATTCTCATAACCACTGACGGGAGTGGTGATGGCTATCTTAAGTGTGGTAACCTAGAGGGTGTTTATGCTACTGTTGATTTTGGGGTTACCA TGGATCCCAAGAAAGCATTTCAACCACAAAGAGACTGGGAACCTAAAGGGCCTTTG GTAAACTCTGAGTTTTACACTGGTTGGTTAGATCACTGGGGATTCAAACATTCAACAACAGGTTTAGATATTGTTGCCAAGAGTTTAGATGTGTTACTAGCCTATGGTGCTAACATTAACAT GTATATGTTTGAAGGTGGAACCAACTTTGGCTACTGGAATG GAGCAAATTATCCAGCATTCTTGCCCGTACCTACAAGCTATGACTATGATGGTCCTCTTACTGAAGCAGGAGATGTAACTGATAAATATTTGGCACTTAGACAAGTCATTTCAAAG TATGTTAAAACACCACCCATACCTATTCCAGCTAATACCCCAAAGATGGCTTATGGAAAAATAGAAATGAAGTTT GCAGGAACAGTTCAAGATCTACTTGATAAATTGAGAAAACCAAACCAGAAACCAGTGACTGCAACTTATCCTGTTTACATGCAAGCATTTGGACAG TATCAAGGTTATGCCTTGTATAGACACATATTCAAACAAGATTACCCTACAGCTCAGAATCTGTCAGTGGTTGGTATCAGAGACAGAGGATATGTTATGATAGACCAG GTTCCTGTTGGTCTGGTGATAAGGGAAAGAATACATAATTTATCTTTAAGTATAACAGCAAAGAAAGGTCAAACATTGGATATATTAGTAGAGAACCAAGGACATATAAATTTTGGATCTGGTATTAATAACAATACTAAG GGTATCATACAAAATGTTACCATAGGAACCACAATATTAACAGACTGGGAAATGTATCCTGTATCTCCTGAATTATTTGAACCAAGTACAGATACATTTAAAAG TACTGGAACACCTTATTACAGTAAGGATGGGAGATTTATGTCGCCCTCTATTTATGTAGGACAGATGCCTACCCTTACAGACCCTCAAGATACCTATGTAGATCCCACTACCTGGTCAAAG gGTCAGACAATCATAAGGAGTAACATAGCGTATAACATAGGAAGATATTGGCCCATTGCTGGACCACAAATAAGACTGTTTGTACCAAAGCCTTACCTGGCTCCAAACACTGTTAATAATGTGATTATGTTTGAACTTGAAATGGCACCATGTAAAACCCAGACTGGATGTACTGTTGAGTTTAAAGATAAACCATTAATCAATGCTACAGCACATGGTCCTTATCATAAATATATGTCTCAAGAAATAGGTTATAAATATAACTGGCATTCGTTTCATTAA